A stretch of the Paucidesulfovibrio longus DSM 6739 genome encodes the following:
- a CDS encoding fumarate reductase iron-sulfur subunit yields the protein MARLLKFNIFRYNPQNPESVPHMDEFVLEETDSMTLFIALNRIREEKDSSLQFDFCCRAGICGSCGMVINGRPGLACHTKTKDLPSEITLLPLPVFRLVGDLSVDTGSWFREMYNKVESWVHTSKQFDPAAEEERMENDVAEAIYELDRCVECGCCVSACGTARMRDDFLGAVALNRVARFVIDPRDERTDKEYYEIVGNDNGIFGCMGLLACEDVCPKHLPLQDQLAFLRRKMGITAIKSLFSCKSCKK from the coding sequence ATGGCCAGACTCCTGAAGTTCAACATCTTCCGGTACAACCCCCAGAACCCGGAATCGGTCCCGCACATGGACGAGTTCGTCCTGGAGGAGACCGACTCCATGACCCTGTTCATCGCCCTGAACCGCATCCGTGAGGAAAAGGACAGCTCGCTCCAGTTCGATTTCTGCTGCCGGGCGGGCATTTGCGGTTCCTGCGGCATGGTCATCAACGGCCGCCCCGGCCTGGCCTGCCACACCAAGACCAAGGATCTGCCGAGCGAGATCACGCTTCTGCCGCTTCCCGTCTTCCGGCTGGTGGGCGACCTCTCCGTGGACACGGGCTCCTGGTTCCGCGAGATGTACAACAAGGTCGAGTCCTGGGTGCATACCAGCAAGCAGTTCGACCCGGCCGCGGAAGAAGAGCGCATGGAAAACGACGTGGCCGAAGCCATCTACGAGCTGGATCGCTGCGTGGAGTGCGGCTGCTGCGTTTCCGCCTGCGGCACGGCCCGCATGCGCGACGACTTCCTGGGCGCGGTGGCCCTGAACCGCGTGGCCCGTTTCGTCATCGACCCGCGCGACGAGCGCACGGACAAGGAATATTACGAGATCGTGGGCAACGACAACGGCATCTTCGGCTGCATGGGCCTGCTGGCCTGCGAGGATGTCTGCCCCAAGCATCTGCCCCTGCAGGACCAGCTGGCGTTTTTGCGGCGCAAGATGGGCATCACCGCCATCAAGAGCCTGTTCAGCTGCAAGAGCTGCAAAAAGTAG